The region ATATGTCACAAACTATAACTGGAGCAGCAGCTTATAAGGGGCGAATCTAGGGTTTTGCTGaacttttagttttaaatttcaaatggaaGCTGCCTTGAGGTTGGATCGGCACTtcaaagtaaaactttctcaGCTTCGTGAACGTGAGTCCTGGGCCTGTTCCAAACTCCACACCCGACACATTCCTGTGACGCCAGAGTACCTGACAGCATCGTGGCCGTGGGGTTTTTACAACATGCAGTTACGGAGAGCAAAGGGCCTCTCACAAAATGTCACCACGAGTGATACATTAGAGGCAGGGGAGGGTCCTAGAGACTTGGTGTTGCTTCTAGAGTTTTCTGAAGGCTTCACTAACACCTTCCCTCGTTTCCATGCCCAAGGAGAGGAAAGTTGCTATGGATAAATCtaagatgaggaaaaaaagaaaaaaaaggagccaAATTAATAGAAGGGGGCAATTTAGTAGGAGGATTATGAATAACATTGGGAACtaaccttctcttttttcttttcaatttctagagttcccttttccccagATCAAAGGGTTAACATCTGGGGGCCAGAGATTTAAGTTGAGGCCTTGTAAAGAGAAGTGGGGCCAAGGCTTGGTACACTTCAGTCAGTGCAGGCTGTCAATCAGAAGCACAGAAGTTGTGTGTATGATTCCATACGGTCTGGGACAGGTCACTAGGCTGAAGCACCTCACACAGAGGCTTAGAGTTGAAgtatttctatgtctgtgcaaACAAGAGGTCCTTGCAAGTGTGGCTACGGCTGGTGACTGGTCAAAGAACTGGGGATCTTGGGTTCAAAGACAGATAAAAGCAGAAGGGTCTCTCATCTGTCTGGCTTGAGCAAGAACAGGTTAGCCTGGTCATCATCCACCAACTGTCCAGTTATCCTCTGGCCTGGATAGACATTGGTTTAGGACTCTAGGGAGAGGTGGCAGAGCAAAATACCAAAAGAACGTATCATCTGAGACAGACCACCTCCAGCATAACTTGTAATTCGAACTCTCGGGACCCAGAACCTGGTGAGTTATTGGCTCAGTAACACATGAAACATGAATGCAAATGTCCAAAATCATCATGGACGAGCATGGCGATGGAGATTCCCAACCTCAGTCTAGCAGTTCTCATTTGTCTTGAATCAGAATGAATGCATGTCAGTAGAAAGAAAAGGATGGATAAAAGTAACTGCGCTGGTAGCCACAGGGCAATGACAAATGTGTAGCAGGAGGGaagttaccttttctttttcacaaactCACAGACAAAGTACATGGTAAGATGGCACTCGGTGTCATTCCACCTGCCTGAGCTCAGCATTTCCACACAGTCCTCGTGACCGTAGGGGTCGCTGGGCTCACCCTCCTTCCAGTTGCTGTAGTTCTGCAGTGGCGTGTTGTCCGTGAACACGTACTGGCCCTCCCTCTCAAGGTCATTCACCCCGATGAACACCCGGAAGAAACCACTCTTGGAGACGTAGTCAGCGAGGAGCGTGTTGGCAGCTTCGTCCTTGGGCATGGCCAGCATCCCTCCCCGGATCCGGCAGTGGGTCAGGGATTCCCGGTAGTTCTTCTCCTCCTGCACGATGTAGTAGAATTTCTCTTCGGTTTCCCTAATCCCTGCTATGACTTGGCGGCGAGGGAAAGAAGAGTATGATGACTGATCTCAAAAAGGGAAAAGCTAAGTATGTTATATTGCTAgatttccattcctttcttcaaCATCGAACAATTATTTTGCAAAGCTTTATCACGAGGTGGGCACTGGTTTATTATTTTCCTCCACTTCTCTAGCTTCAGATGGAGGACAAACTCCTATCGCTTGTCCTCCCTCATCCTTCCTCCTTTACTTCCCCCAGCAACATGAAGCAGAGAGC is a window of Camelus ferus isolate YT-003-E chromosome 25, BCGSAC_Cfer_1.0, whole genome shotgun sequence DNA encoding:
- the COLEC10 gene encoding collectin-10 isoform X4, whose product is MGGPGARLGRNQFILLVLFLFQIQSLGLDLDGRPTAEVCATHTISPGPKGIKGDLGDIGDQGNIGKTGPIGKKGDKGEKGLPGIPGGKGKAGTVCDCGRYRKVVGQLDISVARLKTSMRFVKNVIAGIRETEEKFYYIVQEEKNYRESLTHCRIRGGMLAMPKDEAANTLLADYVSKSGFFRVFIGVNDLEREGQYVFTDNTPLQNYSNWKEGEPSDPYGHEDCVEMLSSGRWNDTECHLTMYFVCEFVKKKR
- the COLEC10 gene encoding collectin-10 isoform X5, translating into MGPKGIKGDLGDIGDQGNIGKTGPIGKKGDKGEKGLPGIPGGKGKAGTVCDCGRYRKVVGQLDISVARLKTSMRFVKNVIAGIRETEEKFYYIVQEEKNYRESLTHCRIRGGMLAMPKDEAANTLLADYVSKSGFFRVFIGVNDLEREGQYVFTDNTPLQNYSNWKEGEPSDPYGHEDCVEMLSSGRWNDTECHLTMYFVCEFVKKKR
- the COLEC10 gene encoding collectin-10 isoform X3, coding for MIQSLGLDLDGRPTAEVCATHTISPGPKGDDGEKGDPGEEGKHGKVGRMGPKGIKGDLGDIGDQGNIGKTGPIGKKGDKGEKGLPGIPGGKGKAGTVCDCGRYRKVVGQLDISVARLKTSMRFVKNVIAGIRETEEKFYYIVQEEKNYRESLTHCRIRGGMLAMPKDEAANTLLADYVSKSGFFRVFIGVNDLEREGQYVFTDNTPLQNYSNWKEGEPSDPYGHEDCVEMLSSGRWNDTECHLTMYFVCEFVKKKR
- the COLEC10 gene encoding collectin-10 isoform X2; the encoded protein is MSITGKIQSLGLDLDGRPTAEVCATHTISPGPKGDDGEKGDPGEEGKHGKVGRMGPKGIKGDLGDIGDQGNIGKTGPIGKKGDKGEKGLPGIPGGKGKAGTVCDCGRYRKVVGQLDISVARLKTSMRFVKNVIAGIRETEEKFYYIVQEEKNYRESLTHCRIRGGMLAMPKDEAANTLLADYVSKSGFFRVFIGVNDLEREGQYVFTDNTPLQNYSNWKEGEPSDPYGHEDCVEMLSSGRWNDTECHLTMYFVCEFVKKKR